From Gordonia crocea, the proteins below share one genomic window:
- a CDS encoding protein kinase domain-containing protein, with the protein MRPGPDPAAAATRDPLLGSLVDRRYRIDALIARGGMSAVYLGRDERLQRPVAVKVMDAAYRDDPVFLSRFEFEARAVAGLKHPGLINVYDQGIDDPVVFLVMELVEGGSLRELLRERGPMPPHAVAAVLGPVLGGLGTAHTAGLVHRDVKPENILISDDGDVKIADFGLVRAVAEAGITSASVILGTAAYLSPEQVESTRADARSDVYSAGIVMFELLTGRTPFHGDTPLGLAYARLTYDVPAPGDVVDGVPPELDDIVLRATERHPDDRYPDGFAMAAALSSAAQRLSLPRFTVPAPARSAERATAARLRHEQAARAAAPAGPAGTVVYDGPSPAAASHDVPDDDGRGFSILDLDEETTEAVADDSTPVDAGSALTTLVWLTLYFALTAAVAGGGYWIGAHLVMGP; encoded by the coding sequence GCTACCGCATCGACGCCCTGATCGCCCGCGGCGGGATGAGCGCGGTCTACCTCGGCCGCGACGAGCGGCTGCAGCGGCCGGTGGCGGTCAAGGTGATGGATGCCGCCTATCGCGACGACCCGGTCTTCCTGTCGCGCTTCGAGTTCGAGGCGCGGGCGGTGGCCGGCCTCAAACACCCCGGGCTGATCAACGTCTACGACCAGGGCATCGACGACCCGGTGGTGTTCTTGGTCATGGAACTCGTCGAAGGCGGCAGCCTGCGCGAGTTGCTGCGCGAGCGCGGCCCTATGCCACCGCATGCCGTGGCCGCCGTCCTCGGCCCCGTCCTCGGCGGTCTGGGAACCGCACACACCGCCGGACTGGTCCACCGCGACGTGAAGCCGGAGAACATCCTGATTTCCGATGACGGCGACGTGAAGATCGCCGACTTCGGGCTGGTCCGCGCCGTCGCCGAGGCCGGGATCACCTCCGCGAGCGTGATCCTGGGGACCGCCGCCTACCTCTCGCCGGAGCAGGTGGAATCCACCCGCGCCGATGCACGGTCCGACGTGTACTCCGCGGGCATCGTCATGTTCGAGTTGCTGACCGGGCGCACCCCGTTCCACGGCGACACCCCCCTCGGCCTCGCCTATGCCCGGTTGACCTATGACGTACCCGCGCCCGGCGACGTGGTCGACGGCGTTCCGCCCGAGCTCGACGACATCGTCCTGCGCGCCACCGAGCGCCACCCCGACGACCGTTACCCGGACGGTTTCGCCATGGCGGCCGCGCTGTCCTCGGCCGCGCAACGGCTGTCCCTGCCGCGGTTCACCGTGCCGGCCCCGGCCCGCTCCGCCGAGCGAGCCACGGCGGCCCGTCTGCGCCACGAACAGGCCGCCCGGGCCGCGGCGCCGGCCGGACCGGCGGGCACCGTCGTCTACGACGGGCCCTCGCCGGCCGCTGCCTCCCATGATGTTCCCGACGATGACGGGCGCGGGTTCAGCATCCTCGACCTCGACGAGGAGACCACCGAGGCGGTGGCCGACGACTCGACCCCGGTGGACGCCGGCAGTGCGCTCACGACACTGGTCTGGCTGACCCTGTACTTCGCGCTCACCGCGGCGGTCGCCGGCGGCGGCTACTGGATCGGCGCCCATCTCGTGATGGGCCCCTAG
- a CDS encoding class II 3-deoxy-7-phosphoheptulonate synthase: protein MVNWTVDVPIDELPELPALPGDLQQRFEDAMARPALQQPSWPADEAARMRTVLESVPPICMPAEVETLSDRLAQVALGEAFLLQGGDCAETFADNTEPHIKGNIRTLLQMAVVLTYGASMPVVKVARIAGQYAKPRSSDTDALGLPSYRGDMVNGFPPDAAARAHDPSRLVRAYANAAAAMNLVRALTGSEARLHKVHDWNREFVRTSPAGARYEALAAEIDRGLNFMDACGVRDASLESAEIFASHEALVLDYERAMLRLAQAPDGGQERVLYDLSAHFLWIGERTRSLDGAHIAFAELISNPIGVKIGPTTTPEQAVEYVERLDPTNRPGRLTLVSRMGNGKVREVLPSIVSAVEATGHKVVWECDPMHGNTHEASTGYKTRHFDRIVDEVQGFFEVHRALGTHPGGVHIELTGENVTECLGGAQEISDDDLAGRYETACDPRLNTQQSLELAFLVAEMLRG, encoded by the coding sequence GTGGTGAACTGGACTGTGGACGTGCCGATCGACGAGCTGCCCGAGTTACCGGCGCTGCCGGGTGACCTGCAGCAGCGGTTCGAAGACGCGATGGCGCGTCCGGCGCTGCAGCAGCCGAGTTGGCCGGCCGACGAGGCGGCCCGTATGCGCACCGTGCTCGAGAGCGTGCCGCCGATCTGCATGCCTGCCGAGGTCGAGACGCTGTCGGACCGACTGGCCCAGGTGGCGCTCGGTGAGGCGTTCTTGCTCCAGGGCGGCGACTGTGCCGAGACATTCGCCGACAACACCGAGCCGCACATCAAGGGCAACATCCGCACCCTGCTGCAGATGGCCGTCGTGTTGACCTACGGCGCCAGCATGCCAGTGGTCAAGGTCGCCCGCATCGCGGGCCAGTACGCCAAGCCGCGCTCGTCGGACACCGACGCCCTCGGTCTGCCGTCCTACCGCGGCGACATGGTCAACGGGTTCCCGCCAGATGCGGCCGCTCGCGCCCACGACCCGTCCCGCCTGGTCCGGGCCTACGCCAACGCCGCCGCCGCGATGAACCTGGTCCGCGCGCTCACCGGGTCGGAGGCCCGCCTGCACAAGGTGCACGACTGGAACCGCGAGTTCGTCCGCACCTCGCCCGCCGGGGCGCGCTACGAGGCGCTCGCCGCGGAGATCGACCGCGGCCTCAACTTCATGGACGCCTGCGGGGTCCGCGATGCCAGCCTGGAGTCGGCGGAGATCTTCGCCTCGCACGAAGCGCTGGTGCTCGACTACGAGCGGGCGATGCTCCGGTTGGCGCAGGCACCCGACGGCGGGCAGGAGCGGGTGCTCTACGACCTGTCCGCGCACTTCCTGTGGATCGGGGAGCGGACCCGCTCGCTTGACGGCGCCCACATCGCCTTCGCCGAGCTCATCAGCAACCCGATCGGCGTGAAGATCGGCCCGACGACCACGCCGGAGCAGGCGGTCGAGTACGTCGAGCGCCTCGATCCGACCAACCGGCCGGGCCGCTTGACGCTGGTGTCGCGGATGGGCAACGGGAAGGTCCGCGAGGTGCTCCCGTCGATCGTGTCGGCCGTCGAGGCGACCGGGCACAAGGTCGTGTGGGAGTGCGATCCGATGCACGGCAACACCCACGAGGCCTCGACCGGCTACAAGACGCGCCATTTCGACCGCATCGTCGACGAGGTACAGGGCTTCTTCGAGGTGCACCGGGCGTTGGGCACCCATCCCGGTGGGGTGCACATCGAGCTGACCGGTGAGAACGTCACCGAATGCCTCGGCGGTGCGCAGGAGATCTCCGACGACGACCTGGCCGGGCGCTACGAGACGGCCTGCGATCCGCGGCTCAACACCCAGCAGTCGCTGGAGCTGGCCTTCCTCGTCGCCGAGATGCTGCGCGGCTAG